A stretch of Arachis hypogaea cultivar Tifrunner chromosome 15, arahy.Tifrunner.gnm2.J5K5, whole genome shotgun sequence DNA encodes these proteins:
- the LOC112750172 gene encoding uncharacterized protein — MASGKLYGGSSMSLLLQNESRLPSSSQVLDSLWLHTSDPSSFQGSKNMVVDFENGRGSSIRDRSFFQQGLIEKEDNNNNGCDDDYDPSCFQQTGSNGGNSKKRRLTSEQVQFLERSFEMENKLEPERKVQLAKELGLQPRQVAIWFQNRRARFKTKQLEKEYGALKASFDKLKGDYESLLQQNDKLKQEVNALRNKLIPRDKEDENCSSDEKSSPQDVDTINSNHNKEEDEPIMMELMISNSTSNENGSKMPLPHPIILTCKQEDANSAKSDVLDDSADSPHCTNNGNHHHHHHHFSSFMEEEPADSDDFSQDDDDNLSENLLTLPCLPKVEDNDACYHEQNENTCGFGFPVEDQTFCFWPY; from the exons ATGGCGAGTGGCAAGCTTTATGGGGGTTCCAGCATGTCCCTTCTGCTCCAAAACGAGAGTAGACTTCCCTCTTCATCTCAAGTTCTTGACTCTCTTTGGCTTCACACCTCTGACCCTTCTTCTTTCCAAG GTTCAAAAAACATGGTTGTTGATTTTGAGAATGGAAGAGGAAGCAGCATAAGAGACAGAAGCTTCTTCCAACAAGGGCTAATAGAAAAAGAAGACAATAATAATAACGGGTGTGATGACGATTATGACCCTTCATGCTTCCAACAAACGGGTAGTAACGGTGGTAACAGCAAGAAACGGAGGCTAACGAGCGAGCAGGTTCAGTTCCTGGAACGAAGCTTCGAGATGGAGAACAAGCTCGAACCCGAAAGAAAAGTTCAGCTTGCGAAAGAGCTTGGGTTGCAGCCAAGGCAAGTGGCGATTTGGTTCCAAAACCGAAGGGCAAGGTTCAAGACGAAGCAGCTTGAGAAAGAGTATGGTGCACTGAAAGCTAGCTTTGACAAACTCAAAGGTGACTATGAAAGTCTTCTTCAACAGAATGACAAGTTAAAACAAGAG GTGAATGCTCTTAGGAACAAGTTGATTCCTAGAGATAAAGAGGATGAGAATTGTTCTTCAGATGAAAAATCATCTCCACAGGATGTTGATACAATCAATTCAAACCACAACAAGGAGGAGGATGAGCCTATTATGATGGAATTGATGATCTCAAATTCAACCTCAAATGAAAATGGATCTAAGAtgccattgccacacccaatcATTTTGACATGCAAGCAAGAAGATGCAAATTCAGCAAAAAGTGATGTCCTCGACGATTCGGCCGATAGTCCACATTGTACTAATAATggaaaccaccaccaccaccaccaccatttctCGTCGTTCATGGAGGAGGAGCCGGCTGATTCGGATGATTTCTCGCAGGATGACGATGATAACCTTAGCGAAAACCTATTGACTCTTCCTTGTTTGCCTAAGGTTGAAGATAATGATGCATGCTACCATGAACAAAATGAGAACACTTGTGGTTTTGGTTTTCCAGTAGAAGACCAAACCTTTTGTTTCTGGCCttactaa
- the LOC140173025 gene encoding uncharacterized protein produces MNIDKSWISKSRVGAEYRDGLTRFLDFAFANASSDGMIRCPCPKCGFRLLQNREDAFDHLVINPFPSTYTFWIHHGERRGVEPSSDGQEDQSEQHFNAPMLDMVHDAFNFSGLPGPEEGSENEPDGGAMDELPNLYNEPSRESRNFQCLLEDGEQELYPGCSKFSKLWRNSLL; encoded by the exons ATGA ATATCGATAAGAGCTGGATTTCAAAATCACGAGTTGGTGCAGAATATAGGGACGGTTTGACCAGATTCCTAGATTTTGCATTTGCCAATGCATCATCTGATGGGATGATACGTTGTCCATGTCCGAAGTGTGGTTTCCGCCTCTTACAAAATAGAGAGGATGCGTTCGATCACTTGGTGATCAACCCTTTCCCGTCTACTTACACATTTTGGATCCATCACGGTGAGAGACGCGGGGTCGAGCCCTCTTCCGACGGACAAGAAGATCAATCTGAACAACATTTCAACGCCCCGATGCTTGATATGGTCCACGATGCATTCAACTTCTCAGGACTTCCCGGTCCCGAAGAAGGCTCGGAGAATGAACCGGACGGCGGCGCTATGGATGAGTTGCCTAACTTATACAATGAACCTAGTCGAGAGTCCCGCAACTTTCAGTGCCTACTCGAAGACGGGGAGCAGGAGTTATACCCAGGATGCTCAAAGTTCTCTAAGTTATGGAGGAATTCACTCTTATAG
- the LOC112750170 gene encoding uncharacterized protein produces MPRVGRFMKKARVDIACQQPQVGGHAASTSQGADCPIPPPIGSSAPTSSSLRPFRPPRTEPLPAPHASMNDVENSEPDAEADEVDSFDQHVDNLLAAQDAQKRKGRKTTEFWDVKTIESDGTIKQVKLSVKEAMKPPNGRKVVLRFNSALQPVGDEAGLLSGVMGLLGSDYTKFPIGERDWRKVRTRDKVYNEIVKEMFHFEEDSRGIIKSVIFKMLGRAWKETRSRLYHRYYDAELSLAENIENRPDGITAEHWRKFLDYRNSEETQEKCKKNAENRSKQLYTHTGGSKSLARLGEEESERQGRRVSRGELYLLTHKRDDGSYIHDAARAIGERIEAIEQGDESSRLLSQNDSLAQALGKEHPGRVRGMGLGPTSSQVFGMNSHQPNNSFEREETQRVLLELQAELAAEKLKRKAVENEVAAEKTRRQAVEDEVAAGKVRMQAMESALICLLQGQGRELPSDVATWMSALEGQIRK; encoded by the exons ATGCCTCGGGTAGGTCGTTTCATGAAGAAAGCACGTGTAGACATAGCATGTCAGCAGCCTCAAGTGGGAGGTCATGCGGCTTCAACTTCGCAGGGAGCGGACTGTCCAATTCCGCCGCCAATTGGCAGTAGTGCCCCCACATCCTCGTCTTTACGCCCCTTTCGTCCGCCCCGAACCGAACCACTGCCTGCTCCACATGCTTCCATGAATGATGTTGAAAACTCGGAGCCGGACGCCGAGGCAGATGAGGTAGATTCTTTTGACCAACATGTTGATAACCTTTTAGCTGCACAGGATGCTCAGAAGCGCAAGGGACGCAAGACCACAGAATTTTGGGATGTTAAAACAATTG aATCCGATGGCACAATCAAACAAGTCAAACTGAGTGTGAAGGAAGCTATGAAGCCACCTAACGGAAGAAAGGTGGTACTCAGGTTTAACAGTGCACTGCAACCAGTTGGGGATGAAGCAGGTTTACTGAGCGGCGTTATGGGACTGCTAGGATCTGACTACACCAAATTCCCAATCGGCGAGAGGGACTGGAGAAAGGTTCGCACCAGGGACAAGGTCTATAATGAAATAGTAAAg GAAATGTTCCATTTTGAAGAAGATAGTAGAGGAATTATAAAGTCTGTAATATTCAAGATGCTGGGAAGGGCTTGGAAGGAAACGAGAAGTAGATTATACCATCGCTACTATGACGCAGAACTTTCACTTGCAGAAAATATTgaaaaccgcccagatggaattACTGCGGAACATTGGAGAAAGTTTCTCGATTATCGCAATAGCGAAGAGACACAG GAGAAGTGTAAGAAAAATGCCGAGAATCGATCAAAGCAGCTTTACACCCACACCGGCGGATCGAAAAGCTTGGCAAGGCTCGGAGAAGAAGAG TCGGAACGACAAGGGAGGAGAGTTAGTAGAGGAGAGTTGTATCTCTTAACGCACAAAAGAGATGATGGCTCCTATATCCATGATGCGGCTCGCGCTATTGGA GAAAGAATTGAGGCTATTGAGCAAGGCGATGAATCTTCTAGACTGTTATCCCAGAATGATTCGCTTGCTCAAGCTCTCGGAAAAGAGCACCCGGGTAGGGTGCGTGGCATGGGGTTGGGACCAACTTCTAGTCAAGTCTTTGGTATGAATTCCCATCAGCCGAACAATAGTTTTGAAAGGGAAGAGACCCAAAGGGTGCTGCTTGAACTGCAAGCAGAGTTGGCAGcagaaaaattgaaaaggaaggcAGTGGAGAATGAAGTAGCAGCCGAAAAGACCAGAAGACAGGCAGTGGAGGATGAAGTAGCAGCTGGGAAGGTCAGGATGCAGGCAATGGAGAGTGCTTTGATATgtctacttcaagggcaaggtagGGAGCTGCCATCAGACGTCGCCACATGGATGAGTGCGTTGGAGGGACAGATTAGAAAGTAG